The Streptomyces hundungensis genome contains the following window.
CTTCCAGGCGTTCTTCGACCACTTCCACATCGGCTGGATGACCAAGGTCGTCGGGGTGATGCTGGTGGCCGCCGCGCTCGGCGGCATGCTGACCTGGCTCGCCGGACCGGCCAAGGGACTGGTGCTCCTGTCGCGCCAGGAGGGGTATCTGCCGCCGTTCCTCCAGCGGTTGAACCGATACGGCACCCCGCAGAACATCATGGTCGCGCAGGGCGTCATCACCACCCTGATCGGCATCCTGTACGCCTTCAGCGGTGACGTGTCGAGCGCGTACTGGATGTTCTCCGTCATCACCGTCCAGATCTATCTGATCGCCTATCTGCTGATGTTCGTGGCGGTGGTCCGGCTGCGCAGGACCCGGCCCGAGGTGGAGCGGGGCTTTCGGGTGCCCGCCGTCGCCTGGGTCGCGGGCATCGGGTTCGTGGCGTCGGTGGCCGCGCTGTTCATCGGGTTCGTGCCGCCGGACCAGTTCGGCGGACAGCCGCTCTGGCGCTATCTGCTGATCGTCGGCGGCGGTCTGCTCGCGCTCGGCGTCCTCGCCCCGCTCGCCTTCCTGAAGTTCCGCAAGCCGAGCTGGGTACATCCGGACCACCAGCGCCCCCTGCCGCCCCCGTAACCTTGGTCCCACCATGTCCCGCAGTGGTGTACGACCCCGCCCCGTGGCCGCTCTGCTCGCGCTCGGCGCCCTGGCCTACACGGCCTGGGTGCTGGAGCTCGTGTTCCACACCGGACTCGACCCCATCCAGGCGTACGTCAGTGAACTCGCCGCCGCCGACCAGCCGTTCGGGGGCCTGTTCCGCGCGACCGACCTCGGCGCGGGGCTCCTCGTACTGGCCGGCGCGGTGTGCGCCCTGGCCCGCTGCGACCGGCGGCGCTGGCCACTGCTCGGCTGGTTCGGCCTCGCGCTGTTCGGCGCCGCCACGGCCCTCGACTCCCGGCTCCCGCTGAGCTGCGCGCCCACCGCCGACCCGGT
Protein-coding sequences here:
- a CDS encoding DUF998 domain-containing protein, which translates into the protein MSRSGVRPRPVAALLALGALAYTAWVLELVFHTGLDPIQAYVSELAAADQPFGGLFRATDLGAGLLVLAGAVCALARCDRRRWPLLGWFGLALFGAATALDSRLPLSCAPTADPVCAARETAGLVPATHTAHAVSSSLAMVGALLGVLALTVAARRYGWWPPLAALGPALVALELAATAWTLTSVAAFQAGRGTWALGAGQRLQVLLVAIWLGVLAWSVAKESRK